CGGGACCGCTGCCATCTCGACTATCTCCCCCGACGTCGTCGACTCGGCCGTAATCGTCGCCGTCAGTTCGGCGCCGTCCCGCTGGTGCAGCGTCGCCTGAACGATGGCCTGTCGAAGCGTCGCGTACGACTGTGGCAGCTGGTCCCGCTCACAGCAGTACGCCTCCGTGGCGATCTGCCAGAAGTTGCTGAGATACGTGCTAAAGAGGTTCCCGGCGACGGCCGACCGGGTGAGCGATATCGCGCTGCCGCCGCTCGCGTCGACGAGCAGCTTCGGGTCGTCGAGCACCATGCGCTCCCTGTCGACCGTGAGCAGCGGGCGGGGTTCGTGTCGCCACGTCCGCGCGAGCGTCGCGTGGCCGTCGACGTCGCCCGGGTCGAACGCGTCCAGTCCCGGGTCGGTCACCAGCACGTAGACGGCGACCCCGCGGTCGATAGCGTCGGCCAGCCCGTCGCTGAACTGGGCGAACACCGCGGCGGGCAGGCAGAGAAACACCTCCCCGGTGGCCGACTCGATATCGCGCTGCCAGCGTTTGACCAGCGTCTGGCCGGACTTGATGAGCTCGACTTCCAGGTCCGAGACGTCCTCGTCCGCGAGTTCGCTGGCGATGTCGGCCTCGAGTTCGTCGAGGCGGCCGCCGATACTGCCGACGGCGCTGTCGGCCCGCTGGGCCCGGACGACCGACGGCCTGACGTGGTCGTTGAGGACGACGAGCCCCCGCTCGTCGAGCTGTTCGCACATCTGGTAGACGTGTCGCTGGGACACGTCGGACTCGTCGACGACCTGACTGACCGTGACGGTCCCGTGGTCGAGGATGGTCAGGTAGACCTCGACCTCCTTCGACGAGAGCCCGAGCAATCGGAGGTTGTCACGAAGGCGTTCCCGTGTCATTGATGGTGGCTTTCGGCTGAGTTCGTTAGTATGCACTGTTCCCGACGACACCGCGGCCGCCGTGGCTCAGGTGAGCTGTTCGGTGACCTCGGTCGTCTCCAGCGAGCGGTTGTGCAGCGCCGCCCCGGTCGTCGCGTCGAACAGGTGTATCGAGTCCGGCGGGAGCGTCGCGACGACGGGTTCGCCCGACTGGATGTGGCGCAGCCCGCTGATGGTCGCGGTGAACGTCTCGGGCTCCTCGACGCCCTGGTCGAAGGTCAGGTGGACGGTGTTCTCGTCGCCGCGGGGTTCGACCACGTCGACGAACACGTCGTACTGGTGGCGGTCGCTGCCCTCGAAGCTGACCTCGATGTCCTCCGGGCGGATACCGAGCGTGACGCGGTCGGCGTCACCGACGGCCTCGCGCTGGTCGGGCGTGAGTTCGTAGTCGAAGCGGTCGCCGCGTAGCGAGCCGTCCCGGACGTCCATCTCGAAGAAGTTCATCGACGGCTCGCCGATGAACCCCGCGACGAACTGGTTGTTCGGGGTGTGGTAACACTCCAGCGGCGTCCCGACCTGCTGGAGGACCCCGTCGTCGAGGATTGCGATGCGGTCGCCCATCGTCATCGCCTCGGTCTGGTCGTGGGTGACGTAGACGGTGGTGACGCCGAGTTCGGCCTGCAGCCGCTGGAGTTCGGTGCGCATCGTCGCCCGGAGCTTCGCGTCCAAGTTGCTGAGCGGTTCGTCCATCAGGAAGGCCTCGGGGTCCCGCACGATGGCCCGCCCCAGCGCGACCCGCTGTTGCTGGCCGCCCGAGAGGTCGGCGGGCTTGCGGTCGAGCAGGTCGCCGATACCCATCATCCCGGCCGTCTCCTCGACGGTCGAGGCGATGGCGTCGTCGGTCATGTCGGTCGACTCCTCCAGCCCGAAGCTCATGTTCTCCCGCACGGTCATGTGCGGGTACAGCGCGTAGGACTGGAACACCATCGCGATGTCGCGGTCCGCGGGCTGTTTCTCGTTGATTCGCTCGCCGTCGAGGGCGATTTCGCCGCGCGTGACGGTTTCGAGCCCGGCTATCATCCGCAGGGTCGTGGACTTGCCACAGCCCGACGGGCCGACGAGGACGAGGAACTCGCCGTCGTCGATGTCGACGTTCACCTCGTCGACGGCGACGATTTCGTTACCGTCGTCCTCGGTGAAGACCTTCGTTACGTTGTCGAGTGTTAGTTCTGCCATTGTTGTCGTGTTGGAATCATGCCGCCACTCCCTTCGCGAACTTCTCGCCGAACAGCACGTACACGAGCAGCGTCGGGAGCGCGGCGACGAGTGCTCCGGCCATCCGGAGCGGGAAGTTCGTCCCCGACTGGGAGACGCCGATACCGACCAGCTCCTGAGTCACCACCGACGCGTCGCCGAACTGGACGATGGTGAGCGCAAAGAGCAGGTCGTTCCATATCTGGGTGAACTGGTAGATGAACACCACCGCGAACATCGGTATCGACAGCGGGAGGATGATACGGCGGTAGATGCGGTATATCGAGGCCCCGTCGAGCCGGGCGGCCTCGACCATCTCGTCGGAGAGCTTCTTGTAGTGGGCCCGGAACAGCAGCGTACAGATTGGCAGGCCGTAGGCCGTGTGGGTGACGATGAGCGCCACCAGCTTCCAGTGGTACTCCTGGACGAACGGCAACACGGTGAGTGGCTGGAACGCCGTCCGCAGCGGGACGACGTTGTACCAGAACTGCGTCAGTGGCACGAGCACGGCCTGGTACGGGATGAAGATGCCCGCGACGAAGAGGATGTAGATAGCTATCTGGCCGCGCCAGCTGATGGTCGTCAGCCCGTAGGCGGCCATGCTGCCAAGCAGCCCCGAGAGGATGGTCGCCGGGACGACGAGGATGAGGCTGTTGACGAGCCCCTGGCCCAGCAGGTCGAAGGCGTTGGTCCACGGCTGGACGGAGAACTCGCCGGTCCCGGAGACGAGCGGCTCCAGCGGCGGCAGATACGGGAACTGCCCGGAGTACGTCGCCGGGTCGGTAAAGGCCGTCACGACGCCGGTCTCGATGGGGATGAGGTAGAACACCGCCATCGCGGCCAGGAAGACGTACAGCCCGACGCGGCGCAGGGGGTAGCCGGTGTCCGTTCCGGCCTCCTCGTCGGTGGACGTGCCGAAGCTCATAGCGCACCTCGCTTGTACTGCGAGTAGATGTACGGCGAGACGATGGCGAGGGCCATGACGAAGAGGACGACGGCGATGGCCGAGCCGTACGCCCAGTTGCCGTTGCTGTAGGCCTCACGGACCATCCGGGTCGCCAGGATGTCGGCGGACGGGCCCGGCTGGTAGCCGTACATCGAGTAGAGGAAGTCGAACGCTTTCAGCGCGAACACGGTCAACACGACGAGCGCGCTGACCGTCGCCGTCCGGAGCTGGGGGATGATGACCCGCCAGTACATCCGAACGGTGCTCGCGCCGTCGACGCGGGCGGCCTCGAAGTGGCTGTCCGGGATAGCCCGCAGTCCGGCGAGATACACCACCATCGCGTAGCCGCTGAACTGCCAGACCAGCGCGAACGCGACCGCGGCCAGCTTCAGGTCGGGGTTCTGGACGATCTCGACGGGGCCGATGCCGACAGCGCCCAGCGCGATGTTGATGAGCCCGGTCTGGGGGTTGTACATGTACAGCCAGAACTTCGCCGTCACGACGAAAGAGAGGCTCATCGGCAGCAGGTAGATGGTCCGGAAGGTGTTCTCGAAGCGGATCTCCTGGTCGACCAGGATGGCGAGCAGGAGTCCGAGCACCAGACAGACCACCGCGAAGCCGACGATTAGCAGGACCGTGTTCTGGAGGGAGTTCCAGATAGGGTCGACCGAGAGCTCCGACCAGGACGGCGTCCCGCCCTGGAAGGCGACGACGTAGTTCTCGAAGTCCAGCGAGCCGTAATCGGGAGTGCCGAGCCCGCTGAAGTCCGTCAGTGACAGCAGGACGTTCCAGCCGATGGCGCCGTAGACGAACACGCCCACCAGCAGCGCCGGCGGGAGCCAGAACGGGGCCGAGCGGACCGAGTCGCGGTCGAGCAGCGAGTTGCCATCGTCGGCGGCGCTCGCTGTCCCGCCGTCTGTGCGGACATCCCGCCCCCCGGGCAGGCGGCGTCGAAGTATTGTCAGTGGGTTACGCATAAATTGGGGAGTGCCCGGTTAGTTGAACGATTCGAGGAGCGCGTCGGCAGTCGCGTCGGCGTCGTAGCTCTCCAGGAAGCCGCTGAACGCCGAACTGATGTTCGTCTTGATACCCGGCGAGACCGCCAGCCCGTGCTCGACGGACGGCGGCTGGTTGTCGGCGTTGTTGAAGTCCTCGTACTGGTCCTGCTGGAACTGGTTGAGCTGGGAGACGTCGGCGTCGCTGCGGGGCGGAATCGACCCCTTCTCGGCGTTGAACAGTACCTGTCCCTCGGCGCTGCCACAGTAGCTGAGGAACGTCTTGGTCGCTTCCGGCGACGGGTTGTTCGCGAGGAACGGGAACGAGTCCATGTTCAGCAGGTAGCTCCCGCTCGTCCCGGGATAGGTTATCTGGCCCCACTGCTCGCCGTAATTGAAGCCGTCGGCGTTGCCGTAGGCGCCGGCGGCCCAGTCGCCCTGGTGGATGAACGCGGCGTTGCCATCCATCACCAGCGTGTTGGCCTCGGTGAAGCTCAGCGAGGAGGCGTCGCTGGGGTAGTACTCCGACAGTGCGACGACGGAGTCGAGCGCCGCCTTGACGTCGGAGCGGTTGCCGTTACCGTTGGTAAAGGCCTCGTAGCCGTCGATACCGCCCTCGGCGAGCAGGATGGTCTCCCAGAGCTGGGTCGTCGACCAGGTGCCGCTGGTCTGGTGGGCGAAGGGGACCGCGTCGGTCTCTTGGGAGATTGTCGCACAGGCGTCGACGACGTCGCTGGGACTGGACAGCGAACTCGGGTCGACGCCCGCGTCGTCCAGCACGTTCTGGTTGTAAAACAGGTTGTTGATGCGGTGGATGTTCAGCGGCACCGTGACGTAGGTGCCGTCGAGCTGGGCCTGTGCCTGTGGCCCCTCCAGATAGTTGTTCTTGAGGTCGTCGTTCCAGACGTCGCCCTCGATGTCCGCGTAGGCGTCACCGAACTTGTTCAGCGTCTCGCCCGGCCAGGTCTGGAACGTGCTCGGGGGGTCGTTGGCCTGCAGTCGGTTCTGGACGACTTGGTCGAGGTTCGAGCGCGCG
The Halomicroarcula saliterrae genome window above contains:
- a CDS encoding ABC transporter ATP-binding protein, which codes for MAELTLDNVTKVFTEDDGNEIVAVDEVNVDIDDGEFLVLVGPSGCGKSTTLRMIAGLETVTRGEIALDGERINEKQPADRDIAMVFQSYALYPHMTVRENMSFGLEESTDMTDDAIASTVEETAGMMGIGDLLDRKPADLSGGQQQRVALGRAIVRDPEAFLMDEPLSNLDAKLRATMRTELQRLQAELGVTTVYVTHDQTEAMTMGDRIAILDDGVLQQVGTPLECYHTPNNQFVAGFIGEPSMNFFEMDVRDGSLRGDRFDYELTPDQREAVGDADRVTLGIRPEDIEVSFEGSDRHQYDVFVDVVEPRGDENTVHLTFDQGVEEPETFTATISGLRHIQSGEPVVATLPPDSIHLFDATTGAALHNRSLETTEVTEQLT
- a CDS encoding TrmB family transcriptional regulator, yielding MTRERLRDNLRLLGLSSKEVEVYLTILDHGTVTVSQVVDESDVSQRHVYQMCEQLDERGLVVLNDHVRPSVVRAQRADSAVGSIGGRLDELEADIASELADEDVSDLEVELIKSGQTLVKRWQRDIESATGEVFLCLPAAVFAQFSDGLADAIDRGVAVYVLVTDPGLDAFDPGDVDGHATLARTWRHEPRPLLTVDRERMVLDDPKLLVDASGGSAISLTRSAVAGNLFSTYLSNFWQIATEAYCCERDQLPQSYATLRQAIVQATLHQRDGAELTATITAESTTSGEIVEMAAVPVVEIRQGLLDPFTNEFPMENSICVEYEGDVVSVGGVKSVIEAYEALDIRLERAD
- a CDS encoding carbohydrate ABC transporter permease, with the translated sequence MRNPLTILRRRLPGGRDVRTDGGTASAADDGNSLLDRDSVRSAPFWLPPALLVGVFVYGAIGWNVLLSLTDFSGLGTPDYGSLDFENYVVAFQGGTPSWSELSVDPIWNSLQNTVLLIVGFAVVCLVLGLLLAILVDQEIRFENTFRTIYLLPMSLSFVVTAKFWLYMYNPQTGLINIALGAVGIGPVEIVQNPDLKLAAVAFALVWQFSGYAMVVYLAGLRAIPDSHFEAARVDGASTVRMYWRVIIPQLRTATVSALVVLTVFALKAFDFLYSMYGYQPGPSADILATRMVREAYSNGNWAYGSAIAVVLFVMALAIVSPYIYSQYKRGAL
- a CDS encoding carbohydrate ABC transporter permease, with amino-acid sequence MSFGTSTDEEAGTDTGYPLRRVGLYVFLAAMAVFYLIPIETGVVTAFTDPATYSGQFPYLPPLEPLVSGTGEFSVQPWTNAFDLLGQGLVNSLILVVPATILSGLLGSMAAYGLTTISWRGQIAIYILFVAGIFIPYQAVLVPLTQFWYNVVPLRTAFQPLTVLPFVQEYHWKLVALIVTHTAYGLPICTLLFRAHYKKLSDEMVEAARLDGASIYRIYRRIILPLSIPMFAVVFIYQFTQIWNDLLFALTIVQFGDASVVTQELVGIGVSQSGTNFPLRMAGALVAALPTLLVYVLFGEKFAKGVAA
- a CDS encoding ABC transporter substrate-binding protein, with the translated sequence MTAGDGDSGLSRRRVLQSAGVAAAAGLAGCGGGGGDSGANSIELLHAWSDGDGNAAIEALIGGFQEAHPDVEFAEEPVNGAARSNLDQVVQNRLQANDPPSTFQTWPGETLNKFGDAYADIEGDVWNDDLKNNYLEGPQAQAQLDGTYVTVPLNIHRINNLFYNQNVLDDAGVDPSSLSSPSDVVDACATISQETDAVPFAHQTSGTWSTTQLWETILLAEGGIDGYEAFTNGNGNRSDVKAALDSVVALSEYYPSDASSLSFTEANTLVMDGNAAFIHQGDWAAGAYGNADGFNYGEQWGQITYPGTSGSYLLNMDSFPFLANNPSPEATKTFLSYCGSAEGQVLFNAEKGSIPPRSDADVSQLNQFQQDQYEDFNNADNQPPSVEHGLAVSPGIKTNISSAFSGFLESYDADATADALLESFN